The Gemmatimonadota bacterium genome includes a region encoding these proteins:
- a CDS encoding radical SAM protein, with protein sequence MDPVGAWAAPLPPYLNCVPASLRLCFSPPERGEDDGDRHGPARAGYLGHGFRPAELVRGRVPDFLRVTEIFHSIQGESTWAGLPCTFVRLTGCPLRCVWCDTAYAFYGGEKVHLEEIISKVEEIGTPLVEVTGGEPLVHRNAFRLVEKLLDRGFTLLVETSGAVDVAPLDARAHKIMDLKCPGSGEEARNLWSNLEHLTERDEVKFVIRDRRDYEWARDVVWQRGLAERVKIGRVRALLFSPVWDEMPFQQLAEWVLEDRLPVRYQIQLHKVVWGANVPGV encoded by the coding sequence ATGGATCCGGTAGGGGCGTGGGCCGCACCTCTGCCTCCCTACCTCAACTGCGTCCCTGCGTCCCTGCGTCTCTGCTTCTCTCCTCCGGAGCGGGGGGAGGACGATGGAGACAGGCACGGCCCAGCCCGTGCGGGGTACCTCGGGCATGGATTCCGACCTGCAGAATTGGTGAGGGGCAGGGTGCCCGACTTCCTGCGCGTGACCGAGATCTTCCACTCGATCCAGGGCGAGAGCACCTGGGCCGGCCTGCCGTGTACCTTCGTCCGGCTCACCGGGTGTCCGCTGCGCTGCGTCTGGTGCGACACGGCCTACGCCTTCTACGGCGGCGAGAAGGTCCACCTGGAAGAGATCATCAGCAAGGTCGAGGAGATCGGCACGCCGCTGGTCGAGGTCACGGGCGGCGAGCCGTTGGTCCACCGGAACGCCTTCCGGCTGGTCGAGAAGCTGCTGGATCGCGGCTTCACTCTGCTGGTCGAGACGTCAGGCGCGGTGGACGTGGCGCCGCTCGACGCACGGGCCCACAAGATCATGGATCTCAAGTGCCCCGGCTCGGGCGAGGAGGCGCGTAACCTGTGGTCCAACCTGGAGCACCTGACCGAGCGCGACGAGGTCAAGTTCGTGATCCGGGATCGGCGCGACTACGAGTGGGCTCGTGACGTCGTGTGGCAGCGCGGGCTGGCCGAGCGAGTGAAGATCGGCCGGGTCCGTGCGCTCCTGTTCTCACCCGTCTGGGACGAGATGCCGTTCCAACAGCTCGCCGAGTGGGTGCTCGAGGATCGCCTACCCGTTCGCTACCAGATCCAGCTCCACAAGGTCGTCTGGGGCGCTAACGTGCCGGGCGTCTAA